From Rutidosis leptorrhynchoides isolate AG116_Rl617_1_P2 chromosome 3, CSIRO_AGI_Rlap_v1, whole genome shotgun sequence, a single genomic window includes:
- the LOC139899452 gene encoding alpha-mannosidase At3g26720-like isoform X1, which yields MGDLFAREILILYHCCKFRYSSGPNTNALANALAIAQYHAAVSGTQSQHVAAENALRISKGYADASELVASSLESLTASRSSSNYEKTAGVFQQVPASEAVSITQGIAYKVQVPIDGIMRSCVFIDTPGHEVVYRTAYGHCMFRKTEENQLPWDIMLNGNEEDKLVVFRVYVKPRPSPPGRNHQYLVPSR from the exons ATGGGTGATTTGTTTGCTCGAGAGATTCTAATTTTGTATCATTGTTGCAAGTTCAG GTATAGTTCTGGACCAAATACAAATGCCCTGGCTAATGCGTTGGCAATAGCCCAATATCATGCTGCAGTTAGCGGTACACAAAGTCAACATGTGGCTGCTGAAAATGCATTGCGTATCTCAAAGGGCTATGCAGAC GCATCAGAATTAGTTGCTTCTTCATTAGAGTCTTTAACAGCTTCAAGATCAAGTTCCAACTATGAGAAAACAGCTGGTGTGTTTCAGCAG GTACCAGCTTCTGAAGCTGTTAGCATTACACAAGGAATTGCATATAAGGTTCAAGTTCCTATTGATGGCATTATGAGGTCATGCGTTTTTATCGACACCCCTGGACATGAG GTTGTCTATCGTACTGCATACGGACATTGCATGTTCAGAAAAACGGAGGAAAATCAGCTACCCTGGGATATCATGTTGAATGGCAACGAAGAAGACAAATtagtagtgtttagggtttatgtcaaaccccgtccaagtccccctggacgaaatcatcaatatctggtcccatcgcgttga
- the LOC139899452 gene encoding uncharacterized protein isoform X2, which produces MLQLAVHKVNMWLLKMHCVSQRAMQTFMYLQASELVASSLESLTASRSSSNYEKTAGVFQQVPASEAVSITQGIAYKVQVPIDGIMRSCVFIDTPGHEVVYRTAYGHCMFRKTEENQLPWDIMLNGNEEDKLVVFRVYVKPRPSPPGRNHQYLVPSR; this is translated from the exons ATGCTGCAGTTAGCGGTACACAAAGTCAACATGTGGCTGCTGAAAATGCATTGCGTATCTCAAAGGGCTATGCAGAC TTTCATGTATCTGCAGGCATCAGAATTAGTTGCTTCTTCATTAGAGTCTTTAACAGCTTCAAGATCAAGTTCCAACTATGAGAAAACAGCTGGTGTGTTTCAGCAG GTACCAGCTTCTGAAGCTGTTAGCATTACACAAGGAATTGCATATAAGGTTCAAGTTCCTATTGATGGCATTATGAGGTCATGCGTTTTTATCGACACCCCTGGACATGAG GTTGTCTATCGTACTGCATACGGACATTGCATGTTCAGAAAAACGGAGGAAAATCAGCTACCCTGGGATATCATGTTGAATGGCAACGAAGAAGACAAATtagtagtgtttagggtttatgtcaaaccccgtccaagtccccctggacgaaatcatcaatatctggtcccatcgcgttga